The proteins below are encoded in one region of Brachyspira intermedia PWS/A:
- a CDS encoding MATE family efflux transporter has protein sequence MTDKKIELFENYPVHKALITLALPTILGMLVNVFYNMVDTFFVGQTGDPNQVAAVSLCMPIYLLLMAFGNIFGIGGGSYISRKLGARDYESVKKISAFAFYASIIVGFISMAVYLIFMKDILKISGASQNTYQFSKDYLVIVAFGAPFVVNQMAMGQIVRAEGSSKEAMIGMMLGTIVNIVLDPIMILYMNMGVAGAALATIIGNACSTIYYIYHILRKKSFLSIHFKEFTLHKDILINVFSIGIPVSINNILMSASNILINNLAAGYSDNVVAGLGVAQRIFTLVVLVFIGLSQGLQPFVGYNFASKNYKRMNAAIKISCAVSVVIGFLLLGLSLIFGRLAVAVFINNEEVIDYGVKFLVASYSIAPIIGFQFVFMSTFQALGKSIPSLVLSISRQGIAFVPTILIGTKLFGIKGIIWAQPIADIVTVIMASIMYIYIYRKMKRKALEEENNSENNSEPAYANV, from the coding sequence ATGACGGATAAAAAAATAGAATTATTTGAAAATTACCCAGTACATAAAGCACTAATTACGCTAGCACTTCCAACAATATTAGGAATGTTAGTAAATGTTTTTTATAATATGGTAGATACTTTTTTCGTAGGACAGACAGGCGATCCTAATCAGGTTGCTGCCGTGTCATTATGTATGCCTATATATTTGCTTCTTATGGCTTTTGGTAATATATTCGGTATAGGGGGCGGATCATATATATCAAGAAAATTAGGTGCCAGAGATTATGAATCTGTAAAAAAGATATCAGCATTTGCTTTTTATGCAAGCATTATAGTAGGTTTTATTTCTATGGCTGTATATCTAATATTTATGAAGGATATATTAAAAATTTCTGGAGCAAGTCAGAACACTTATCAATTTTCTAAAGATTATTTAGTAATAGTGGCATTTGGAGCACCTTTTGTAGTTAATCAAATGGCTATGGGGCAAATTGTACGTGCTGAAGGTTCTTCAAAAGAGGCTATGATAGGTATGATGCTTGGTACTATTGTTAATATAGTGTTAGATCCTATTATGATTCTTTATATGAATATGGGGGTTGCTGGTGCTGCTCTTGCTACAATAATAGGTAATGCTTGTTCTACTATTTACTACATATACCATATTTTAAGAAAAAAATCTTTCCTATCTATACATTTTAAAGAATTTACTTTGCATAAAGATATACTTATCAATGTATTTTCTATAGGAATACCTGTTTCAATCAACAATATACTTATGAGTGCTTCAAACATATTAATAAATAATTTAGCAGCAGGATACAGTGATAATGTAGTAGCCGGACTTGGAGTTGCTCAAAGAATATTTACTCTTGTTGTACTAGTATTTATAGGACTTTCCCAAGGGCTTCAGCCTTTTGTGGGGTACAACTTCGCTTCTAAAAATTATAAGAGAATGAATGCTGCTATTAAAATATCTTGTGCTGTAAGCGTTGTAATAGGATTTTTACTTTTAGGCTTATCTTTAATATTTGGAAGATTAGCAGTAGCTGTATTTATAAACAATGAAGAAGTAATTGATTATGGAGTAAAATTCTTAGTTGCTAGTTATTCTATAGCTCCTATAATAGGATTTCAATTTGTATTTATGTCTACATTCCAAGCATTAGGAAAGTCAATTCCTTCATTGGTGCTTTCTATAAGCAGACAAGGTATAGCATTTGTTCCTACAATACTTATAGGTACAAAATTATTCGGCATAAAAGGTATTATATGGGCTCAGCCTATAGCTGACATAGTTACTGTTATAATGGCTAGTATTATGTACATATATATTTACAGAAAAATGAAAAGAAAGGCATTGGAAGAAGAAAATAATAGTGAAAATAATTCTGAACCAGCTTATGCAAATGTATGA
- a CDS encoding CarD family transcriptional regulator, whose amino-acid sequence MYKLNTYVVYPMYGICKVVGISDNKVNSNLVECYVLECESENITLKVPINRVKEYRIRKIISKAEADNLLNILQTKPHDIENNWKIRYQENEEKLRSGDIKDTIEVARSLFTRNKLKELSASEKRLYEKAYMFIVNEISIALKKDRDEIEDIVSNALEKSAKKFKTKPLEKEKVVKEKEEKDTSKNGQKKEKRG is encoded by the coding sequence ATGTACAAATTGAATACTTATGTTGTATATCCTATGTACGGTATATGCAAAGTTGTGGGAATATCAGATAATAAAGTTAATTCTAATCTAGTAGAATGTTATGTTCTAGAATGTGAAAGTGAAAATATTACATTAAAAGTGCCTATAAATAGAGTTAAAGAATATCGTATAAGAAAGATTATATCTAAAGCAGAAGCTGATAATCTTTTAAATATATTACAGACAAAACCTCATGATATAGAAAACAATTGGAAAATAAGATACCAAGAAAACGAAGAAAAGCTAAGAAGCGGAGATATTAAAGATACGATAGAAGTTGCAAGAAGTTTATTCACAAGAAACAAATTAAAAGAACTTTCTGCAAGCGAAAAGCGTTTATATGAAAAAGCTTATATGTTTATAGTTAATGAAATTAGTATAGCATTAAAAAAAGATAGAGATGAAATTGAAGATATAGTATCAAATGCTTTGGAGAAGTCAGCTAAGAAATTCAAGACTAAGCCGTTAGAAAAAGAAAAAGTAGTTAAAGAAAAAGAAGAAAAAGATACTTCTAAAAACGGACAAAAAAAAGAAAAAAGAGGCTGA
- a CDS encoding PIN/TRAM domain-containing protein has product MWRVVYFVLSCIVLAVDYFILKHFNYQTLTVFIISAVLVFLFEFLFIRKKTSKIILGFFIAFFLTLITVLLTISTINTVGITLSLNEKLIILFVEGYLIFGIIIAFIPSISNMFKLTKQDKTKTAKILDTSVIVDGRIYDIAEKKFFDGLLILPEFVIKEVQFLSDARDPQKRIRGRRALEILNKMKSSKNILLSITDIDFPNIKEVDLKLIELAKKMDAKVITNDFNLMKVASIHEVDILNINDLANSLHVVVLPGETINIDLIREGKDKQALGYLEDGTMIVVDNAKHLIGKNVEIEIDNVLPKEAGRVIFASLASSKPNNKKRHDNKQN; this is encoded by the coding sequence ATGTGGAGAGTTGTGTATTTTGTACTATCTTGTATAGTACTAGCTGTGGATTATTTTATACTGAAACATTTTAATTATCAAACATTAACAGTATTCATAATTAGTGCGGTATTGGTATTTTTATTTGAGTTTTTGTTTATTAGAAAGAAAACTTCTAAAATCATACTAGGTTTTTTTATAGCATTCTTTTTGACATTAATAACTGTACTTTTAACTATAAGTACAATTAATACAGTAGGAATAACTTTATCATTAAATGAAAAATTAATCATTCTATTCGTAGAAGGATATTTGATTTTTGGTATTATTATAGCTTTCATACCAAGCATATCAAATATGTTTAAACTTACAAAGCAGGATAAAACTAAAACCGCTAAAATATTAGACACATCTGTAATAGTAGACGGAAGAATATATGATATTGCAGAAAAGAAATTTTTTGACGGACTTCTTATACTTCCAGAATTTGTCATAAAGGAAGTGCAGTTTTTAAGCGATGCAAGAGATCCGCAAAAAAGAATAAGAGGAAGAAGAGCTTTAGAAATATTAAATAAAATGAAATCTTCTAAAAACATACTTCTTTCAATAACTGATATAGATTTTCCTAATATAAAAGAAGTTGACTTGAAACTTATTGAGCTTGCTAAAAAAATGGATGCTAAAGTAATAACAAATGATTTTAATTTAATGAAAGTAGCTTCCATACATGAAGTAGATATATTAAACATCAATGATTTAGCTAATTCTCTTCATGTAGTTGTTTTACCGGGTGAAACTATAAATATAGATTTGATAAGAGAAGGAAAAGATAAACAGGCTTTAGGTTATTTAGAAGACGGTACAATGATAGTAGTTGACAATGCAAAACATTTAATAGGAAAGAATGTTGAAATAGAAATAGATAATGTTCTTCCTAAAGAGGCTGGAAGAGTAATATTTGCTTCTTTAGCTTCTTCTAAACCTAATAATAAAAAAAGACATGATAATAAACAGAATTAA
- a CDS encoding cyclase family protein, with the protein MIIDLSAEIYNNMPHYPDDIDVKVSAENYEYFNITNISMCVHTATHIDTPLHCIKGKDSAASIDLNYFVGNAYCIDIMPDNDNKINFDDNFNFDIIKECNILLINTYWHKNINTEKHYKNFPYLSESFAYKLIDLKIKTIGIDTPSVDSISNNNLIHNILFSNDICIVENLTNLEKVSHKKFFFSAAPLKIKGSEGSPVRAYAIID; encoded by the coding sequence ATGATAATAGATCTTTCAGCTGAAATATATAACAATATGCCTCATTATCCTGATGATATTGATGTGAAAGTTTCAGCTGAAAACTATGAATATTTTAATATCACAAATATATCTATGTGCGTGCATACTGCAACTCATATTGATACCCCTCTTCATTGCATAAAAGGCAAAGATTCTGCTGCAAGTATAGATTTAAATTATTTTGTTGGAAATGCTTATTGTATTGATATAATGCCTGATAATGATAATAAAATAAATTTTGATGATAATTTCAATTTTGACATAATAAAAGAATGCAATATACTTCTTATTAATACATATTGGCATAAGAATATTAATACAGAAAAACATTATAAAAATTTTCCATATTTGAGTGAAAGTTTTGCATATAAGCTTATAGATTTAAAAATAAAAACTATAGGAATAGATACTCCTTCAGTTGATTCAATTTCAAATAATAACTTGATACATAATATTTTATTTTCTAATGATATATGTATTGTAGAAAATCTTACAAATTTAGAAAAAGTATCTCATAAAAAATTCTTTTTCAGTGCCGCACCTTTAAAAATCAAAGGAAGTGAAGGTTCTCCAGTTAGAGCCTATGCTATTATAGATTAA
- a CDS encoding Rpn family recombination-promoting nuclease/putative transposase, whose translation MRNINRMNDYFVRYLLGSLGNEDILENIVNCVLRDSKFDEVHDLEIINPHNLPENINLKESVLDVKARTKDNKKIIIEIQLSGNIDFVKRIFYYISKNVVSEINENEPYDIISQVISINFVNFNMDFYDEGKPHRCFKLIDTENHSVSLDMMQMHIIEVPRFIKVLNSSDIDDIKKNKILSWIEFFTVKDLDEVKDKLKEVNDIMPKVIDKYERFISSKEEMEVYNARDAFLYGQTIMLKRERDEGKREGIEQGKREGIEQGKKEQQISIAKKLKESGIDIKIISENTDLSIEEIKKL comes from the coding sequence ATGAGAAATATTAACAGAATGAACGATTACTTTGTGCGTTACCTTCTAGGCTCTCTTGGAAATGAAGATATATTAGAAAATATAGTAAATTGTGTACTTAGAGATTCAAAATTTGATGAAGTACATGATTTAGAAATTATAAATCCTCATAATCTGCCTGAAAATATTAATCTCAAAGAATCTGTTCTTGATGTTAAAGCTAGAACAAAGGACAATAAAAAAATAATTATAGAGATACAATTATCTGGAAATATTGATTTTGTAAAAAGGATATTTTATTATATATCAAAAAATGTAGTAAGTGAAATTAATGAAAATGAACCCTATGATATTATTAGTCAGGTTATAAGTATTAATTTTGTGAACTTTAATATGGATTTTTATGATGAAGGTAAGCCTCATAGATGTTTTAAATTAATAGATACTGAGAATCATAGTGTGTCATTGGATATGATGCAGATGCATATAATAGAAGTACCAAGATTTATAAAAGTATTAAATAGTTCAGATATAGATGATATTAAGAAAAATAAAATATTATCTTGGATAGAGTTTTTTACAGTTAAAGATTTAGATGAAGTAAAAGATAAATTAAAGGAGGTTAATGATATTATGCCTAAAGTAATAGATAAATATGAGAGATTTATATCAAGTAAAGAAGAAATGGAAGTTTATAATGCTAGGGATGCTTTTTTATATGGTCAAACTATAATGTTAAAAAGAGAGAGAGATGAAGGTAAAAGAGAGGGTATAGAACAAGGTAAAAGAGAGGGTATAGAACAAGGTAAAAAAGAACAGCAAATATCCATAGCTAAAAAATTAAAAGAATCAGGAATAGATATAAAAATAATAAGTGAAAATACAGATTTGAGCATAGAAGAAATAAAAAAATTATGA
- a CDS encoding 2-oxoacid:acceptor oxidoreductase family protein, which translates to MSTERIIFAGFGGQGVMSMGQMIAYAGMIENKHVTWCPSYGPEMRGGTANCSVVVSDELVGSPMISHDASAAVIMNLPSLTKFEKDVLPNGILLINSSLIDKKASRDDIKVAYVEANKIAGDIGNPKSANMVMLGALLTLHNIVSFDSVQQAFLKVFGERKKDFLPSNEKALNAGRDAVKDLVS; encoded by the coding sequence ATGAGTACAGAAAGAATTATTTTTGCAGGCTTCGGCGGACAGGGTGTTATGTCTATGGGACAGATGATAGCCTATGCCGGAATGATAGAAAATAAGCATGTTACTTGGTGTCCTTCTTATGGCCCTGAAATGAGAGGAGGTACTGCTAATTGTTCGGTAGTTGTAAGTGATGAACTTGTGGGTTCTCCTATGATTTCTCATGATGCTAGTGCAGCAGTTATCATGAATCTTCCTTCTCTTACCAAATTTGAAAAAGATGTTCTTCCTAATGGAATACTTTTAATAAATTCATCTTTGATAGATAAAAAGGCTTCAAGAGATGATATAAAAGTTGCTTATGTTGAAGCAAATAAAATAGCAGGCGATATAGGTAATCCTAAATCTGCTAATATGGTTATGCTTGGTGCTTTGCTTACACTTCATAATATAGTATCATTTGACAGCGTACAGCAGGCATTTTTAAAGGTATTCGGAGAGCGTAAGAAAGATTTTCTTCCGTCCAATGAAAAGGCTCTTAATGCCGGACGCGATGCTGTTAAGGATTTAGTATCTTAA
- a CDS encoding thiamine pyrophosphate-dependent enzyme, protein MTVFEKSKGLTDARTHYCPGCMHGTSQRIIAECLEELNVLDRTVGIASVGCSVLAYKYFNCDMQQAAHGRAPAVATGIKRAIHDSVVFTLQGDGDLAAIGTAEIVHAAARGENITVIFLNNAIYGMTGGQMAPTTLEGQRTTTTQAGRDFHRAGKPIRVCEMLATLEGATFVERVALDSPANIRKAKVAVKKAFENQIAGKGFSIVEMLTSCTTNWGIAPTESHKWIREYMIPHYPLGNFRNDA, encoded by the coding sequence ATGACAGTATTTGAAAAATCAAAAGGATTAACAGATGCAAGGACACATTATTGTCCCGGTTGTATGCATGGTACTTCTCAAAGAATAATAGCTGAATGTTTAGAAGAACTTAATGTACTTGACAGAACTGTAGGAATAGCTTCAGTAGGATGTTCTGTACTTGCTTATAAATATTTTAATTGTGATATGCAGCAGGCAGCACATGGAAGAGCTCCGGCTGTTGCTACAGGTATAAAAAGAGCCATTCATGACAGTGTTGTATTTACACTTCAAGGTGATGGAGATTTAGCTGCAATAGGTACTGCCGAGATAGTACATGCCGCTGCAAGAGGAGAGAATATTACAGTAATATTTTTGAATAATGCAATTTACGGAATGACAGGCGGACAGATGGCGCCTACAACTTTGGAAGGACAAAGAACAACTACTACACAGGCTGGAAGAGATTTCCACAGAGCAGGTAAACCTATAAGAGTATGCGAAATGCTTGCTACTTTGGAAGGTGCTACTTTTGTTGAGAGAGTCGCTTTAGACAGTCCTGCGAATATTAGAAAGGCTAAAGTTGCAGTTAAAAAGGCTTTTGAAAATCAGATTGCAGGAAAAGGCTTTTCTATAGTAGAAATGCTTACAAGCTGTACTACTAACTGGGGAATAGCACCTACTGAATCTCATAAATGGATAAGAGAATATATGATACCTCATTATCCTCTTGGTAATTTTAGAAATGATGCTTAA
- a CDS encoding 4Fe-4S dicluster domain-containing protein, translated as MAKGRVTIDREQCKGCSNCISVCPTKILYLDKENMNSWGYYPAAVTDMEKCIGCANCAMMCPDICITVERLDKEEGK; from the coding sequence ATGGCTAAAGGCAGAGTTACTATTGATAGAGAACAATGTAAAGGATGTTCTAATTGCATATCTGTTTGTCCAACTAAGATACTGTATTTAGATAAAGAAAATATGAATTCTTGGGGATATTATCCGGCAGCTGTTACTGATATGGAAAAATGTATAGGCTGTGCTAATTGTGCGATGATGTGTCCGGATATATGTATAACAGTAGAAAGGTTAGACAAAGAGGAGGGTAAATAA
- a CDS encoding tetratricopeptide repeat protein, translating into MNIDDRKNIERLFDLGHDAFISKDYEKSIEYLDEIINIYNKDIIAYSDSEFIIYSDSYDNEDDEEGKNINNEDINTTHDTLVDVYYNRGLSYFNLKKYEEAIKDFDKVIELSPDKSNAYYNRGHSKSYLGQYEEGIKDFKKVLEFNEDDAEAIYYIGLGYFYLGRYEEAIKNFDISLLLDDEIDDAYYYRGHSKRYLNMYEEALSDFNKVIQLRDDDSDSYYSKGLTEFFLGLYEDAINDFDKAIELDGNYSNAYYFRGLTKNSLELYKEAMDDYKKALEYADEDNIISIYNDMGLLEYKLGNYKEAINYYTKIIEINDDIYYSYYNRALAEESLELYEDALADYSRAIELNPEDTYSYNNRGLIKNEMQMYDEALEDYNKAIELEQNDAYLYNNRALLKGRMHLYKEAIEDFDKAISLYSEDAEFYYYRGLTNSYLNELDEALKYINKAIELDSKYINAYNERGLIHYRNTDYKSAIKDFKKVIELDNESVYANYHLALSYDALEEYETALKYYSRVIELDPTTPDPYYNRALAEIEMELYNEAIEDFYKVIEIDNTIMDAYFNIGICYDSLKEHQKAIDCYTKVIEADKSSIDAYYNRGLSKVELKLYNEAFEDYIRALEIDPKYANAYNGIGFSKTKYSNNEFKNGNTQRAIDLLNDALLYYEKGLSLKINDNLNNASIYDSMGYTTTKLANIYLSMKDMDNAYKYYNNALLCFREALKLNSKHALAHNSIAYIYIHLDKMNNKNNIFNEEAYKYFSDAYSFAKKDDKKLIVKCITSLAKENIKTAVDFCVNNNIEF; encoded by the coding sequence ATGAATATAGATGATAGAAAGAACATAGAAAGATTATTTGATTTAGGGCATGATGCTTTTATCAGTAAAGATTATGAAAAGTCTATTGAATATTTAGATGAAATTATCAATATTTATAATAAAGATATTATTGCATATTCAGACAGCGAATTTATTATATATAGCGATTCTTATGATAATGAAGATGATGAAGAAGGAAAAAATATAAATAATGAAGATATAAATACCACTCATGATACTCTAGTAGATGTATACTATAATAGAGGACTATCATATTTTAATTTAAAAAAGTATGAGGAAGCTATTAAAGATTTTGATAAAGTCATAGAATTGTCACCTGATAAATCTAATGCCTACTACAATAGAGGGCATTCTAAATCATACTTAGGTCAATATGAAGAAGGAATCAAAGATTTCAAAAAAGTTTTAGAGTTTAATGAAGATGATGCTGAAGCTATATACTATATAGGATTAGGATATTTTTATTTGGGAAGATATGAGGAAGCTATAAAAAACTTTGATATATCTTTATTATTAGATGATGAAATTGATGATGCATACTATTATAGAGGGCACTCTAAAAGATACCTAAATATGTATGAAGAGGCATTATCCGACTTTAATAAAGTTATACAATTAAGAGATGATGACAGCGATTCATATTATTCTAAAGGTTTAACTGAATTTTTCTTAGGGCTATATGAAGATGCTATTAATGATTTTGATAAAGCTATTGAATTAGACGGCAATTATTCTAATGCATATTATTTCAGAGGGCTTACTAAAAACAGCTTAGAATTATACAAAGAGGCTATGGATGATTATAAAAAAGCATTAGAATACGCCGATGAAGATAATATTATCAGTATATATAATGATATGGGACTTCTAGAATACAAATTAGGAAATTATAAAGAGGCTATCAATTATTATACTAAAATTATAGAAATAAATGATGATATATACTATTCCTATTATAATAGAGCATTGGCTGAAGAGTCTTTGGAATTATATGAAGATGCTTTAGCCGATTATAGTAGAGCTATAGAATTAAATCCTGAAGATACTTACTCATACAACAATAGAGGACTCATAAAAAATGAAATGCAGATGTATGATGAAGCATTAGAAGATTATAATAAAGCTATAGAACTAGAGCAAAACGATGCATATTTATACAATAACAGAGCCTTGCTTAAAGGAAGAATGCATTTATACAAAGAAGCTATAGAAGATTTTGACAAAGCTATTTCATTATACAGTGAAGATGCTGAATTCTATTATTATAGAGGACTTACCAACTCATACCTAAATGAATTAGATGAAGCTTTGAAATATATAAACAAAGCCATAGAACTAGATTCTAAATATATTAATGCCTATAATGAAAGAGGGCTTATACATTATAGAAATACCGATTATAAATCAGCTATTAAAGATTTCAAAAAAGTTATAGAGCTTGATAATGAAAGTGTATATGCTAATTATCATTTAGCTTTATCTTATGATGCTTTAGAAGAATATGAAACGGCTTTGAAATATTATTCTAGAGTTATTGAACTAGATCCTACCACACCTGATCCATATTATAACAGAGCTTTAGCTGAAATTGAAATGGAATTATACAATGAGGCTATAGAAGATTTTTATAAAGTAATAGAGATTGATAATACCATAATGGACGCTTATTTTAATATAGGTATATGTTATGATTCTTTGAAAGAGCATCAAAAAGCTATTGACTGCTACACCAAAGTTATTGAAGCTGATAAATCTTCTATTGATGCTTATTATAACAGAGGATTAAGCAAAGTAGAATTAAAACTTTATAATGAAGCTTTTGAAGATTATATAAGGGCTTTAGAAATTGATCCTAAATATGCTAATGCTTATAATGGCATAGGTTTTTCAAAGACAAAATATTCCAACAATGAATTTAAAAACGGCAACACTCAAAGGGCTATAGATTTACTTAATGATGCTTTATTATATTATGAAAAGGGTTTATCTTTAAAAATAAATGATAATTTAAATAACGCTTCAATTTATGACAGTATGGGCTATACTACTACAAAATTAGCCAATATTTATTTATCAATGAAAGATATGGACAATGCTTACAAATACTATAATAATGCTTTACTCTGTTTTAGAGAAGCTTTAAAACTAAATAGTAAACATGCTCTGGCTCATAATAGTATAGCGTACATTTATATACATTTAGACAAAATGAACAATAAAAATAATATTTTTAATGAAGAGGCTTACAAATATTTTTCTGATGCATACAGCTTTGCTAAAAAAGATGATAAAAAATTAATAGTAAAATGTATTACTTCACTTGCAAAAGAAAATATAAAAACTGCTGTAGATTTTTGTGTTAATAACAATATAGAGTTTTAA
- a CDS encoding L-cystine transporter, protein MGLYIVINVIILLALIGLLYFMQKKHINFTIRVLSALILGLALGFVLRTVYASNMEIVNQSIVWYNVVGNGYVRLLQMLVMPLIFVSITMALINIKGNSNNLGKMTMIIIAVLMITTAISALVGFLTAKGFGLDASKLQSLVGDISKGASNYEGRLEEFSSRPVPQQLLDIIPTNPFAALAGMGGSPTLSVVFFAALVGSSALGLRKKKPEVFEFFQKIMQSLHDVVMKIVAFVMRLTPFGVLALMAKFMATSDLNAFAQLGQFLLASYISIIIMLIVHSIILMIFGYNPIKYYTKAFTVLTFAFSSRTSAGTLPLTVSALKDKMGISEGVSNLSASLAVTIGQNGCAGIYPAMVVAMIAPTLGINPLEPAFLIKAVIIIAIGSFGIAGVGGGATNAALITLSALGFPVGLVAILLGIEPLIDMGRTMLNVNDGMVTAAVTGKICKEVDMDKFNSSDNTGSNM, encoded by the coding sequence ATGGGACTTTATATTGTAATTAATGTTATAATATTGCTTGCTCTAATTGGATTACTCTATTTTATGCAAAAGAAGCATATAAATTTCACAATTAGAGTATTATCAGCCTTAATTCTAGGCTTGGCTTTAGGCTTCGTACTTAGAACAGTTTATGCCTCAAATATGGAAATAGTAAATCAAAGTATCGTTTGGTACAATGTAGTAGGTAACGGTTATGTGAGACTTCTACAAATGTTAGTTATGCCTTTAATTTTTGTTTCTATAACTATGGCACTTATTAACATAAAAGGCAATAGTAATAATCTAGGCAAAATGACTATGATAATTATTGCAGTACTAATGATAACGACAGCTATATCTGCTTTAGTTGGATTTTTAACAGCTAAAGGATTTGGCTTAGATGCTTCAAAACTTCAGTCATTGGTAGGCGATATATCAAAAGGTGCTTCAAATTATGAGGGTAGATTGGAAGAGTTTTCATCAAGACCAGTTCCTCAGCAATTATTAGATATTATACCTACAAATCCATTTGCAGCATTAGCCGGTATGGGAGGATCGCCTACACTTTCGGTTGTATTTTTTGCAGCTTTAGTTGGTTCTTCTGCTTTGGGACTTAGAAAGAAAAAGCCTGAAGTATTTGAATTCTTTCAAAAGATTATGCAGTCTTTACATGACGTTGTTATGAAGATAGTTGCGTTTGTTATGAGATTAACTCCATTCGGAGTATTAGCTCTTATGGCTAAATTCATGGCTACAAGCGATTTGAATGCATTCGCTCAATTAGGACAATTCCTTCTAGCTTCTTATATATCTATAATCATTATGCTTATAGTTCATAGTATAATACTTATGATATTTGGATATAATCCTATCAAATATTATACTAAAGCATTTACAGTTTTAACATTTGCTTTCTCATCAAGAACAAGTGCAGGTACTTTGCCTTTAACTGTTTCAGCTTTAAAAGATAAAATGGGTATATCTGAAGGAGTTTCAAATTTATCAGCTTCTCTTGCCGTAACTATAGGACAGAATGGATGTGCTGGTATTTATCCTGCTATGGTAGTTGCTATGATTGCACCTACTTTAGGAATTAATCCTCTTGAACCTGCTTTCTTAATAAAGGCTGTTATAATAATTGCTATTGGAAGTTTCGGAATTGCCGGAGTTGGAGGAGGAGCTACAAATGCCGCTTTGATTACGCTTTCAGCTTTAGGTTTTCCCGTGGGATTGGTTGCTATACTTTTAGGAATAGAGCCTCTTATTGATATGGGAAGAACTATGCTTAATGTTAATGATGGTATGGTTACTGCTGCTGTTACAGGAAAAATCTGCAAGGAAGTAGATATGGACAAATTCAATTCCAGTGATAATACAGGTTCTAATATGTAA